A single window of Microbispora hainanensis DNA harbors:
- the trpC gene encoding indole-3-glycerol phosphate synthase TrpC, which produces MSVLEDIISGVREDLEERQRDVPIEELKRLAARAPEPRDAYAALGGDRVSVIAEVKRSSPSKGALAAIADPAALAADYEEGGAHVISVLTERRRFGGTLADLAAVRAAVDIPVLRKDFIVTSYQLWEARAHGADLALLIVAALDQQALVSLIERAESIGLAPLVEVHTEEELARAVDAGAKIIGVNARNLKTLEVDREVFAKLAPKVPDGVIKVAESGVRGPHDLLAYARAGADAVLVGESLVTGRDPKAAVNDLVTAGAHPASRQDTGSERHS; this is translated from the coding sequence GTGAGTGTTCTTGAGGACATCATCTCGGGCGTCCGGGAGGACCTCGAGGAGCGGCAGCGCGACGTGCCGATCGAAGAGCTCAAGCGGCTCGCCGCCCGCGCACCCGAACCCCGGGACGCCTACGCCGCGCTCGGCGGCGACCGGGTGTCGGTCATCGCGGAGGTGAAGCGGTCGAGCCCCTCGAAGGGCGCGCTCGCCGCGATCGCCGACCCCGCCGCCCTCGCGGCGGACTACGAGGAGGGCGGCGCCCACGTCATCAGCGTGCTCACGGAGCGGCGCAGGTTCGGCGGCACGCTCGCCGACCTCGCGGCCGTGCGCGCGGCCGTGGACATCCCCGTCCTGCGCAAGGACTTCATCGTCACCTCCTACCAGCTGTGGGAGGCCAGGGCGCACGGCGCCGACCTCGCCCTGCTCATCGTGGCGGCCCTCGACCAGCAGGCGCTCGTCTCGCTGATCGAGCGGGCCGAGTCGATCGGGCTCGCCCCGCTCGTCGAGGTGCACACCGAGGAGGAGCTGGCCCGGGCGGTCGACGCCGGCGCCAAGATCATCGGGGTGAACGCCCGCAACCTCAAGACGCTTGAGGTGGACCGCGAGGTGTTCGCCAAGCTCGCGCCCAAGGTGCCGGACGGCGTCATCAAGGTCGCCGAGTCCGGGGTGCGCGGCCCGCACGACCTGCTCGCGTACGCGAGGGCGGGGGCGGACGCCGTCCTGGTCGGCGAGAGCCTGGTCACCGGCAGGGACCCCAAGGCGGCGGTCAACGACCTCGTGACCGCGGGCGCCCACCCGGCCTCCCGGCAGGACACCGGCTCCGAGAGGCACTCGTGA
- a CDS encoding DoxX family protein — protein MVQLASGASVSERLQPAKPVLSWVTTAARVVLAGVLIVAGALKIGAPALSVQAVRAYQLLPDSVAQVVGYGLPVLEIITGLLLLVGLFTRAVAVVGGVLMVAFVIGIASAWARGLRIDCGCFGGDGTLAAGQDPNYFWELMRDLGLLLCAAWIVVRPSGRLSLDSALGFTGERETADADGSDGEDDAA, from the coding sequence ATGGTTCAGTTGGCATCCGGCGCCTCGGTGTCCGAACGGTTACAGCCCGCGAAACCCGTGCTCTCCTGGGTCACGACCGCCGCACGGGTCGTGCTCGCCGGCGTACTGATCGTCGCCGGGGCGCTCAAGATCGGAGCGCCCGCGTTGTCGGTCCAGGCGGTGCGGGCCTATCAACTTCTGCCCGACTCCGTCGCGCAGGTCGTGGGATACGGCCTGCCCGTGCTGGAGATCATCACGGGCCTGCTGCTGCTCGTCGGCCTGTTCACGCGCGCGGTGGCGGTCGTCGGCGGGGTGCTGATGGTGGCGTTCGTCATCGGCATCGCGTCGGCCTGGGCCCGGGGGCTGCGCATCGACTGCGGCTGCTTCGGCGGGGACGGCACGCTCGCCGCCGGACAGGATCCGAACTACTTCTGGGAGCTGATGCGCGACCTCGGGCTGCTGCTCTGCGCGGCGTGGATCGTGGTCAGGCCGTCCGGCCGTCTGTCGCTGGACTCCGCGCTGGGCTTCACGGGGGAGCGGGAAACAGCGGACGCGGACGGTTCGGACGGCGAGGACGACGCCGCGTGA
- a CDS encoding Trp biosynthesis-associated membrane protein, whose product MTAPAPARDQARTARRSLLVWLAACAAGGGLALLAAGRVWVALGTVKGTAEGPAGAGSGSLTGNDLVAWLTPAALAALAAVLAVPATRGAARRVTSVVVALLGVAVAAGAWDGTREATILSVAARHMTTAVTSSGHISVESRAWVWPLLTVVGGLVLAGAGVAAAILSARWPGMSSRYERGAGHTGTGGGTARVKDADRAMWDAIDEGEDPTA is encoded by the coding sequence GTGACCGCCCCCGCTCCCGCCCGCGACCAGGCGCGTACGGCGCGGCGCTCGCTGCTGGTGTGGCTGGCCGCCTGCGCCGCAGGCGGCGGGCTCGCGCTGCTCGCCGCGGGCCGCGTGTGGGTCGCGCTCGGCACCGTGAAAGGCACGGCGGAAGGCCCCGCCGGAGCGGGCAGCGGCTCCCTCACCGGCAACGACCTGGTGGCCTGGCTCACCCCCGCCGCGCTGGCCGCGCTCGCCGCCGTGCTGGCCGTGCCGGCGACCCGGGGGGCCGCGCGGCGCGTGACGAGCGTGGTGGTCGCCCTCCTCGGCGTGGCGGTCGCGGCCGGGGCCTGGGACGGCACGCGCGAGGCGACGATCCTGTCCGTGGCCGCGCGGCACATGACGACCGCGGTGACGTCCTCCGGTCACATCTCCGTGGAGTCGCGCGCCTGGGTCTGGCCGCTGCTCACCGTCGTGGGCGGGCTCGTCCTGGCCGGGGCGGGCGTGGCGGCGGCGATCCTGAGCGCGCGCTGGCCCGGCATGTCGAGCAGGTACGAGCGGGGGGCCGGGCACACCGGAACGGGCGGCGGCACCGCGAGGGTCAAGGACGCCGACAGGGCGATGTGGGACGCCATCGACGAGGGTGAGGACCCCACCGCGTAG
- a CDS encoding DsbA family protein, whose amino-acid sequence MSKRTSEAARARIAAQREALRKQEQRKRITMIVTIAVIVVIAAAFTVWSVRQGTSEEATGNVAPVTVEKDGTVVMAKAGVTKPVVDVFEDFQCPACKQFEETSGSTLKNLAAEGKAKVVYHPITIFTEDPTKSNSLRAASAARCITDGRQWLAFHDLLYKNQPSETVSGFSADELIKWGKQAGVTAPDFDTCVRQQRNVAAHQQFSSQTMTAQKLQGTPTLKIDGKELDSKVAFVPSSLRDAVENAGK is encoded by the coding sequence GTGAGCAAGCGGACGAGTGAGGCGGCCAGGGCCCGGATCGCGGCCCAGCGCGAGGCCCTGCGCAAGCAGGAGCAGCGCAAGCGCATCACGATGATCGTCACCATCGCGGTGATCGTCGTGATCGCCGCAGCCTTCACGGTGTGGTCGGTGCGGCAGGGAACCTCGGAGGAGGCGACCGGCAATGTCGCACCCGTCACCGTGGAGAAGGACGGCACGGTCGTGATGGCCAAGGCCGGCGTGACCAAGCCCGTGGTCGACGTGTTCGAGGACTTCCAGTGCCCGGCCTGCAAGCAGTTCGAGGAGACCAGCGGCTCGACGCTGAAGAACCTCGCCGCCGAGGGCAAGGCCAAGGTCGTGTATCACCCGATCACGATCTTCACGGAGGACCCGACCAAGAGCAACTCGCTGCGCGCGGCCTCCGCGGCCCGTTGCATCACCGACGGGCGGCAGTGGCTGGCGTTCCACGACCTGCTCTACAAGAACCAGCCGAGCGAGACCGTGAGCGGCTTCTCCGCCGACGAGCTGATCAAGTGGGGCAAGCAGGCCGGCGTCACCGCCCCCGACTTCGACACCTGCGTGCGGCAGCAGCGCAACGTGGCCGCGCACCAGCAGTTCTCGTCGCAGACCATGACCGCGCAGAAGCTGCAGGGAACGCCGACCCTCAAGATCGACGGCAAGGAACTCGACAGCAAGGTCGCCTTCGTGCCGAGCTCGCTGCGTGACGCGGTGGAGAACGCCGGCAAGTGA
- a CDS encoding VIT1/CCC1 transporter family protein gives MTKATTGARAEIHHEHRDVTGGWLRPAVFGAMDGLVSNFALIAGVAGGTAETRIIALAGIAGLAAGAFSMAGGEYVSVASQRELAQAEIDVERRELERHPEAEEVELARMYEARGVDPETAREVARQISRNPEEALAVHTRAELGVDPDDLPSPVVAAVSSFLSFSLGALVPLLPYLLGVRGLWISAAVSMAALFAAGAVVSRVTARSWWFSGLRQLVVGAVAASLTWGLGSLIGTGGL, from the coding sequence ATGACGAAGGCCACGACGGGGGCGCGGGCCGAGATCCACCACGAGCATCGGGACGTCACCGGCGGTTGGTTACGCCCGGCGGTCTTCGGCGCGATGGACGGGCTGGTCTCCAACTTCGCGTTGATCGCGGGCGTCGCCGGCGGCACCGCGGAGACCAGGATCATCGCCCTCGCCGGCATCGCGGGCCTGGCCGCCGGAGCGTTCTCCATGGCGGGCGGAGAGTACGTGTCGGTCGCCAGCCAGCGCGAGCTCGCCCAGGCGGAGATCGACGTCGAGCGGCGGGAGCTGGAGCGGCACCCCGAGGCCGAGGAGGTCGAGCTCGCCCGGATGTACGAGGCGCGGGGCGTGGACCCGGAGACCGCCAGGGAGGTCGCCCGGCAGATCTCCCGCAACCCGGAGGAGGCCCTGGCGGTCCACACGCGGGCCGAGCTGGGCGTGGACCCCGACGACCTGCCCTCGCCCGTGGTGGCCGCCGTGTCGTCGTTCCTGTCGTTCAGCCTCGGGGCGCTGGTGCCGCTCCTGCCCTACCTGCTGGGCGTGCGGGGCTTGTGGATCTCGGCCGCGGTGTCGATGGCGGCGCTGTTCGCCGCGGGCGCCGTGGTATCCCGGGTGACGGCCCGCAGCTGGTGGTTCAGCGGCCTGCGCCAGCTCGTGGTGGGGGCCGTGGCGGCCTCGCTGACCTGGGGACTGGGCTCGCTGATTGGAACCGGCGGTCTATGA
- a CDS encoding FadR/GntR family transcriptional regulator, with protein MARLAVFSPVDSTARVDAVVRRLADAIAVGLLADGEQLPSEAELAGRLGVSTVTLREALMALRQQGMVETRRGRGGGSFVRRPAGIDLLARLRAFAPDELRDFGDHYAAIAGAAARLAAERSLPSDVAPLRRTLDEMDAVAAAPEAAGSAEACARLRRLDGRFHIEVAAASQSARLTQEEIRLQADIGALLWLPHEGPGGHHETAAQHRAIAEAVERGDGEQARAVAERHVLDATRHLIELRLRLRE; from the coding sequence ATGGCCCGCCTGGCCGTCTTCTCACCCGTGGACAGCACCGCCCGGGTGGACGCCGTGGTCCGGCGGCTCGCCGACGCGATCGCGGTCGGCCTGCTCGCCGACGGGGAGCAGCTGCCCAGCGAGGCCGAGCTCGCGGGCCGGCTCGGTGTCTCCACCGTGACCCTGCGGGAGGCGCTCATGGCGCTGCGCCAGCAGGGGATGGTCGAGACGCGGCGCGGGCGGGGCGGCGGCAGCTTCGTGCGGCGTCCCGCCGGGATCGACCTCCTGGCGCGGCTGCGCGCGTTCGCCCCCGACGAGCTGCGCGACTTCGGCGACCACTACGCGGCCATCGCGGGGGCGGCGGCCCGGCTCGCCGCCGAGCGCTCGCTGCCCTCGGACGTCGCGCCCCTGCGGCGCACGCTGGACGAGATGGACGCCGTCGCCGCCGCGCCGGAGGCGGCCGGGTCCGCGGAGGCGTGCGCCCGGCTGCGCAGGCTCGACGGCCGGTTCCACATCGAGGTCGCGGCGGCCTCGCAGTCGGCTCGCCTCACTCAGGAGGAGATCCGGTTACAGGCTGACATCGGAGCGTTGCTCTGGCTTCCGCACGAGGGCCCGGGCGGGCACCATGAGACGGCGGCACAGCATCGCGCCATCGCCGAGGCCGTCGAGCGCGGCGACGGCGAGCAGGCCAGGGCCGTCGCCGAGCGGCACGTGCTCGACGCGACACGACACCTCATCGAGCTTCGGCTGCGTCTGCGGGAGTGA
- the trpB gene encoding tryptophan synthase subunit beta — protein sequence MILTPADLAGNGVHGNDPDINGKFGIFGGRYVPEALIPALDEVAAEYEKAKTDLGFLREFDHLLRTYAGRPTTLTEVPRFAEHAGGARILLKREDLTHTGAHKINNVLGQALLTKRLGKRRVIAETGAGQHGVATATAAALMGLECVIYMGAVDCERQALNVARMKLLGATVVPVTNGSQTLKDAINEAFRDWVTNVDHTHYLFGTVAGPHPFPEIVRDFARIIGVEARRQVLELTGRLPDAVCAAVGGGSNAIGVFHAFVEDQDVRLYGYEAGGRGAETGEHALTLTEGSVGVLHGARTYVLQDEEGQTIESHSISAGLDYPGVGPEHAWLKDTGRATYEGVTDAEAMEAFALLARTEGIIPAIESSHALAGALRLGRELGPDALILVNLSGRGDKDMGTAMKYFNL from the coding sequence ATGATCCTCACCCCCGCGGACCTGGCCGGCAACGGCGTCCACGGCAACGACCCGGACATCAACGGCAAGTTCGGCATCTTCGGCGGCAGGTATGTTCCGGAGGCGCTCATCCCGGCCCTCGACGAGGTCGCCGCGGAGTACGAGAAGGCCAAGACCGACCTGGGCTTCCTGCGCGAGTTCGACCACCTGCTGCGCACGTACGCCGGCCGTCCCACGACGCTGACCGAGGTGCCGCGGTTCGCCGAGCACGCGGGCGGCGCGCGGATCCTGCTCAAGCGCGAGGACCTCACCCACACGGGCGCACACAAGATCAACAACGTGCTCGGCCAGGCGCTGCTGACCAAGCGGCTGGGCAAGCGGCGCGTCATCGCGGAGACCGGGGCGGGCCAGCACGGCGTGGCCACCGCCACCGCCGCGGCGCTCATGGGCCTGGAGTGCGTCATCTACATGGGCGCCGTCGACTGCGAGCGCCAGGCGCTCAACGTCGCCAGGATGAAGCTCCTCGGCGCGACGGTCGTGCCCGTCACCAACGGCAGCCAGACCCTCAAGGACGCCATCAACGAGGCGTTCCGCGACTGGGTCACCAACGTCGACCACACCCACTACCTGTTCGGCACCGTCGCGGGTCCGCACCCGTTCCCTGAGATCGTGCGCGACTTCGCCAGGATCATCGGCGTGGAGGCCCGCCGTCAGGTCCTGGAGCTCACCGGCAGGCTGCCGGACGCCGTCTGCGCCGCCGTCGGCGGCGGCTCGAACGCCATCGGCGTCTTCCACGCCTTCGTCGAGGACCAGGACGTCCGGCTGTACGGCTACGAGGCCGGCGGCCGGGGCGCGGAGACCGGCGAGCACGCGCTGACCCTGACCGAGGGCAGCGTCGGCGTGCTGCACGGCGCCCGCACCTACGTCCTGCAGGACGAGGAGGGCCAGACGATCGAGTCCCACTCGATCTCGGCCGGCCTCGACTACCCCGGTGTGGGCCCGGAGCACGCGTGGCTCAAGGACACCGGCCGGGCCACCTACGAGGGCGTGACCGACGCGGAGGCCATGGAGGCCTTCGCCCTGCTCGCCCGCACCGAGGGCATCATCCCGGCCATCGAGTCCTCGCACGCGCTCGCGGGCGCGCTGCGGCTGGGCCGCGAGCTCGGCCCCGACGCTCTCATCCTGGTGAACCTGTCGGGCCGCGGTGACAAGGACATGGGCACCGCGATGAAGTACTTCAACCTCTGA
- the hisI gene encoding phosphoribosyl-AMP cyclohydrolase has protein sequence MALDPKIADRLKRTPDGLVPAIVQQHDTGEVLMLAWMDDEALHRTLTTGRATYWSRSRGEYWVKGDTSGHVQWVKHVALDCDGDTILLKVDQVGAACHTGDRTCFDADVLDVSGAP, from the coding sequence ATGGCCCTCGACCCCAAGATCGCCGACCGGCTGAAGCGCACGCCGGACGGCCTGGTGCCCGCGATCGTCCAGCAGCACGACACCGGAGAGGTGCTCATGCTCGCCTGGATGGACGACGAGGCGCTGCACCGCACGCTCACCACCGGCCGGGCGACCTACTGGTCCCGCAGCCGGGGGGAGTACTGGGTGAAGGGCGACACCTCCGGCCACGTGCAGTGGGTCAAGCACGTGGCGCTCGACTGCGACGGCGACACGATCCTGCTCAAGGTCGACCAGGTGGGGGCGGCCTGCCACACCGGCGACCGCACCTGCTTCGACGCCGACGTCCTCGACGTGAGCGGCGCGCCGTGA
- a CDS encoding DUF2752 domain-containing protein, producing MEVTGRRVRDRVRSLCAPFGAAVVLAAAVTCLAVVDPHEPGHYPVCPLYYLTGLYCPGCGALRAVHDLAHADIAGAARMNLLFVFCVPVVITLWARWALRSWQGRPMRPDSARPAYLWGLLAVAAVFGVVRNTPFGQFLAP from the coding sequence ATGGAAGTCACCGGACGGCGCGTGCGCGACCGGGTGCGGTCGCTGTGCGCGCCGTTCGGCGCCGCGGTCGTTCTGGCCGCGGCGGTGACATGCCTGGCGGTGGTCGACCCGCACGAACCGGGTCACTACCCCGTCTGCCCGCTCTATTACCTGACCGGCCTCTACTGCCCCGGGTGCGGCGCGCTGCGCGCCGTGCACGACCTCGCCCACGCCGACATCGCCGGGGCGGCGCGGATGAACCTGCTCTTTGTCTTCTGCGTTCCTGTCGTAATCACGTTGTGGGCCCGATGGGCGTTACGATCATGGCAGGGACGGCCCATGCGCCCGGACAGCGCGCGCCCCGCGTACCTGTGGGGACTCCTCGCCGTCGCGGCCGTCTTCGGGGTGGTGCGTAATACGCCTTTCGGGCAATTCCTCGCACCGTGA
- a CDS encoding RDD family protein, which yields MTYGNDPGYNPGGYPQNQPGPQGGYPPPQGGYPPPQGGYPQGGGYPPPQGYPSAPAGDQYGGQYGAQYGGAYGQPGGYPAPELAHWGLRVGATLIDGLIVGVPTWILSIIGSALSAGSVDQETGQVGSGFGIGLVLSLLAIVVALGLGLWLKHKEGTTGQTVGKKVVGIQTVKEQTGEYIGFGMAVVRYICHIVDGLPCYIGYLWPLWDAKRQTFADKIVGTVVVRAPR from the coding sequence ATGACGTACGGCAACGACCCGGGCTACAACCCGGGTGGTTACCCGCAGAACCAGCCCGGCCCGCAGGGCGGCTACCCCCCGCCGCAGGGCGGCTACCCGCCTCCCCAGGGCGGCTACCCCCAGGGTGGCGGTTACCCGCCGCCGCAGGGCTACCCGTCCGCGCCCGCCGGCGACCAGTACGGCGGTCAGTACGGCGCCCAGTACGGCGGCGCGTACGGCCAGCCCGGGGGCTACCCGGCTCCCGAGCTCGCGCACTGGGGCCTGCGCGTCGGCGCCACGCTGATCGACGGCCTCATCGTCGGCGTCCCCACCTGGATCCTGAGCATCATCGGCAGCGCCCTGAGCGCCGGCTCGGTGGACCAGGAGACCGGCCAGGTCGGCTCCGGCTTCGGCATCGGCCTGGTGCTCTCCCTCCTGGCCATCGTCGTCGCCCTCGGCCTGGGCCTGTGGCTGAAGCACAAGGAGGGCACCACCGGCCAGACGGTCGGCAAGAAGGTCGTCGGCATCCAGACGGTCAAGGAGCAGACCGGCGAGTACATCGGATTCGGCATGGCCGTCGTCCGGTACATCTGCCACATCGTGGACGGCCTGCCCTGCTACATCGGCTACCTGTGGCCGCTCTGGGACGCCAAGCGCCAGACCTTCGCCGACAAGATCGTCGGCACCGTGGTCGTGCGAGCCCCGCGTTAG
- the lgt gene encoding prolipoprotein diacylglyceryl transferase, translated as MPLLASIPSPSQGVWNLGPIPIRAYALCIVLGVIVAVWIGERRWRARGGAPGTITDLAVWAVPFGLVGGRLYHVITDWQIYFGSDAPKRPIDALFIWEGGLGIWGAIALGALGVWIGCRRRGISFTAIADTLAPGVAVAQAIGRWGNYFNQELFGGPTDLPWALEIEPGRPGTVPGETLYHPTFLYESLWDLALAGVLILAARRFSLRHGRVFAMYVAGYTLGRFWIEGLRVDPAHHILGLRLNQWTSIVIFLCALAYLWLARNRTGEEPLGVQSGDAGDDPADSADPAHGRDQADEPELVSGEEREDAEARDGAGDDLPPDGDTGSGKQTATAGAGAASDGPAAEPEAGQR; from the coding sequence ATGCCCCTCCTCGCCTCGATTCCCAGCCCGTCACAGGGGGTCTGGAATCTCGGACCGATCCCGATCCGTGCGTACGCGCTGTGCATCGTGCTCGGCGTCATCGTCGCCGTCTGGATCGGCGAACGCCGCTGGCGCGCCCGTGGCGGCGCCCCCGGAACGATCACCGACCTCGCGGTCTGGGCCGTGCCCTTCGGCCTCGTCGGCGGACGCCTCTATCACGTCATCACCGACTGGCAGATCTACTTCGGCTCGGACGCGCCCAAACGGCCGATCGACGCGCTGTTCATCTGGGAGGGCGGCCTCGGCATCTGGGGCGCGATCGCCCTCGGCGCGCTCGGCGTATGGATCGGCTGCCGCCGGCGCGGCATCTCCTTCACCGCCATCGCCGACACCCTCGCCCCCGGCGTCGCCGTGGCGCAGGCCATCGGCCGGTGGGGCAACTACTTCAACCAGGAGCTGTTCGGCGGCCCGACCGACCTGCCGTGGGCACTGGAGATCGAGCCGGGCCGCCCGGGCACCGTCCCCGGTGAGACCCTCTATCACCCGACGTTCCTGTACGAGTCGCTGTGGGACCTCGCGCTCGCCGGTGTGCTGATCCTCGCCGCCCGCAGGTTCAGCCTGCGGCACGGCCGGGTGTTCGCGATGTACGTCGCGGGCTACACGCTCGGCCGGTTCTGGATCGAGGGGCTGCGGGTGGACCCCGCCCACCACATCCTCGGCCTGCGGCTGAACCAGTGGACCTCGATCGTCATCTTCCTGTGCGCGCTGGCATACCTGTGGCTGGCCCGCAACCGTACGGGCGAGGAGCCGCTGGGCGTGCAGAGCGGCGACGCCGGCGACGACCCCGCCGATTCCGCCGATCCCGCCCACGGACGCGACCAGGCCGACGAGCCGGAGCTCGTCTCCGGCGAGGAGCGGGAGGACGCGGAGGCGCGAGACGGCGCCGGCGACGACCTGCCGCCGGACGGCGACACCGGCTCCGGCAAGCAGACGGCGACCGCGGGAGCGGGCGCCGCGAGCGACGGCCCGGCGGCGGAACCGGAGGCCGGCCAACGATGA
- a CDS encoding GPR1/FUN34/YaaH family transporter produces MSGRDLPGERSGGRDDGQAGPVRVVLRPMGSPLPLGFLGLAMATTAFAVVELRLVSAAQAHIAALAVLLFTAPLQFLVSVLAFLARDPVAGAAMGILSGTWAVVGAVTLTSAPGTSAPGTSAPGTSAPGTSAPGTADPALGVVLLTAAAAMLVPALAGLPKLLAAVVMTISATRFALTGVYELTASPEWRTAAGVAGLVLAAAAYYAALAFELEDTHGRALLPVARLGRARTALRGDLGDQTKGLAREAGVRDQL; encoded by the coding sequence ATGAGCGGGCGCGACCTCCCGGGAGAGCGGTCCGGCGGACGGGACGACGGACAGGCCGGTCCCGTCCGTGTCGTCCTGCGGCCCATGGGCAGCCCGCTGCCGCTGGGGTTCCTCGGCCTCGCCATGGCCACGACCGCCTTCGCCGTCGTGGAGCTTCGACTGGTGTCCGCCGCGCAGGCGCATATCGCCGCCCTGGCCGTGCTGCTGTTCACCGCGCCGCTGCAGTTCCTCGTCTCGGTGCTCGCCTTCCTCGCCCGCGATCCGGTCGCCGGGGCCGCGATGGGCATCCTCTCCGGAACGTGGGCGGTGGTCGGCGCCGTCACGCTCACCTCCGCGCCCGGCACCTCCGCGCCCGGCACCTCCGCGCCCGGCACCTCCGCGCCCGGCACCTCCGCGCCCGGCACCGCCGACCCGGCGTTGGGCGTCGTTCTGCTCACGGCCGCGGCGGCCATGCTCGTCCCGGCCCTCGCGGGCCTGCCCAAGCTGCTGGCCGCCGTCGTGATGACGATATCGGCCACCAGGTTCGCGCTCACCGGTGTCTACGAGCTCACCGCGTCCCCGGAATGGCGGACCGCGGCGGGCGTCGCAGGTCTGGTGCTCGCGGCCGCCGCCTACTACGCCGCGCTGGCCTTCGAGCTGGAGGACACGCACGGGCGCGCGCTCCTTCCCGTGGCCCGCCTCGGCCGGGCCCGTACGGCGCTCCGGGGCGACCTGGGCGACCAGACCAAGGGCCTGGCACGCGAGGCGGGCGTCCGCGACCAGCTCTGA
- the trpA gene encoding tryptophan synthase subunit alpha encodes MTTLHAVFDKARAEDRAALVGYLPAGFPTKDGAVAAATAMVEAGCDVIEIGLPYSDPLMDGPTIQDAVHRSLTNGTRIADVLRTVEGVAKSGAATLVMTYWNPIDRYGAERFARDLASAGGVGTITPDLTPEESEPWLAASKDAGIDTVFLVAPSSPDERIARVAACCTGFVYAASLMGVTGARESVSSAAEGLVKRTRANTSLPVCVGLGVGNGAQAAEVAAYADGVIVGSAFIRRLLDAPDEKSGLAAVRELASELARGVRR; translated from the coding sequence ATGACGACACTCCACGCGGTGTTCGACAAGGCCCGTGCCGAGGACAGGGCCGCGCTCGTCGGCTACCTGCCGGCGGGCTTCCCGACCAAGGACGGCGCGGTCGCCGCGGCGACCGCGATGGTCGAGGCCGGCTGCGACGTGATCGAGATCGGCCTGCCGTACTCCGATCCGCTCATGGACGGCCCGACCATCCAGGACGCGGTCCACCGATCGCTGACCAACGGCACCCGCATCGCCGACGTGCTGCGCACCGTCGAGGGCGTGGCGAAGTCGGGGGCCGCGACGCTGGTCATGACCTACTGGAACCCGATCGACCGCTACGGCGCCGAGCGCTTCGCGCGCGACCTCGCCTCGGCGGGCGGCGTCGGGACCATCACGCCGGACCTGACGCCCGAGGAGTCCGAGCCCTGGCTCGCCGCGAGCAAGGACGCCGGCATCGACACGGTCTTCCTCGTCGCGCCCAGCTCGCCGGACGAGCGCATCGCCCGGGTCGCCGCCTGCTGCACGGGCTTCGTGTACGCGGCCTCGCTGATGGGCGTGACCGGTGCCAGGGAGTCCGTGAGCTCGGCGGCGGAGGGCCTGGTCAAGCGGACCAGGGCGAACACGTCGCTGCCCGTCTGCGTCGGTCTCGGCGTCGGCAACGGCGCCCAGGCCGCCGAGGTCGCGGCGTACGCCGACGGCGTCATCGTCGGGTCCGCCTTCATCCGGCGCCTGCTCGACGCGCCGGACGAGAAGTCCGGTCTTGCGGCGGTACGCGAGCTCGCGTCCGAACTCGCCAGGGGTGTCCGGCGCTGA